In Legionella cardiaca, a genomic segment contains:
- the gloB gene encoding hydroxyacylglutathione hydrolase, protein MKILPISAFNDNYIWLVIDESMETAFCVDPGDAQPVFDFLNAHSLTLEAIILTHHHHDHIGGVASLLGTFPAITVYGPQDSRIAHITSPINSHSNLSLLSCNFQVLETPGHTSTHLSLYEPNYQWLFCGDTLFSAGCGRVFDGTIEELYDSLNRLKALPEQTKVFCAHEYTRQNLRFAALVEPDNLTVQNYAAQLNKTNQCSLPSTIALEKEINPFLRTEEKSVKNYAKGKGLNDPDSFSIFKQLRVDKNNFS, encoded by the coding sequence ATGAAAATTCTTCCCATATCCGCTTTTAATGACAACTACATATGGCTAGTTATTGATGAGTCGATGGAAACAGCTTTCTGCGTTGATCCCGGGGACGCTCAGCCGGTATTTGATTTTCTTAATGCCCATTCATTAACGCTTGAAGCAATTATTCTTACTCACCATCATCATGATCACATTGGAGGCGTTGCAAGTCTTCTTGGAACATTCCCGGCTATTACTGTTTATGGTCCTCAGGATTCACGTATTGCTCATATTACTTCTCCAATTAATAGTCATAGTAACCTGTCTCTGCTTTCCTGTAATTTTCAAGTTTTAGAAACCCCAGGGCATACCTCAACTCATCTGAGCCTTTATGAGCCCAATTATCAATGGTTATTTTGTGGGGATACATTATTCTCAGCAGGCTGTGGGCGTGTCTTTGATGGAACTATTGAAGAATTATATGATTCTTTGAATCGCTTAAAAGCATTGCCTGAACAAACGAAAGTGTTTTGTGCTCATGAGTATACCCGCCAAAATCTTCGCTTTGCAGCCTTAGTTGAGCCTGATAATTTGACCGTGCAAAATTATGCTGCACAGTTAAATAAGACTAATCAATGCTCCTTACCTTCAACAATAGCCTTAGAGAAAGAAATTAATCCCTTTTTACGGACTGAGGAGAAAAGTGTCAAAAATTATGCGAAAGGTAAAGGTCTCAACGATCCAGATTCCTTTTCTATTTTTAAACAATTGCGTGTTGATAAAAATAATTTTTCTTAA
- a CDS encoding 23S rRNA (adenine(2030)-N(6))-methyltransferase RlmJ → MLSYQHGYHAGNFADVVKHLTLSRILTYMITKEKPVFYLETHSGKGFYDLKDSQAAKTGEYLQGIHLLWQHKNQLPPLFSPYLNCINSLNKTDDLRFYPGSPLLAIELLRSQDRLYCCELHPREFSQLESLPHAGKRVFFSHTNGITTLNALLPPPERRGVIFLDPSYEVKDEYKVIPKAIKAAYQRFSTGTFCLWYPLVDKRLHQQLLRGMENIEAKNSLRVEFSLTSMNHQGMTGCGLWIINPPYVLEEEMKIILEQLRTLFNPGVSFFTIECK, encoded by the coding sequence ATGCTTAGCTATCAACACGGATATCATGCCGGCAATTTTGCCGATGTCGTGAAGCATCTAACCCTTTCTCGTATCCTTACCTACATGATTACTAAGGAAAAACCGGTGTTTTATCTTGAAACACACTCCGGAAAAGGGTTCTATGATTTAAAAGACTCTCAGGCAGCAAAAACAGGCGAATACCTTCAAGGTATTCATTTGTTATGGCAGCATAAAAATCAATTACCGCCTCTGTTTTCGCCCTATTTAAACTGTATTAATAGTTTGAATAAGACAGATGACTTGCGCTTTTATCCTGGTTCGCCACTGCTTGCAATCGAACTCTTACGTTCCCAAGATCGTCTCTATTGTTGTGAATTACATCCCCGTGAATTCAGCCAGCTCGAATCCTTACCTCATGCTGGAAAGCGAGTTTTTTTTAGTCATACTAATGGAATAACAACTTTAAATGCATTGTTACCACCACCAGAGCGACGGGGTGTTATTTTTCTCGATCCGTCCTATGAAGTTAAAGATGAATACAAAGTAATTCCCAAGGCCATTAAAGCAGCTTATCAGCGATTTTCCACAGGTACTTTCTGTCTTTGGTATCCATTGGTTGATAAAAGATTACATCAACAACTTCTTAGAGGCATGGAGAATATTGAGGCTAAAAATTCATTGCGGGTTGAATTTTCATTAACTTCGATGAACCATCAGGGAATGACAGGTTGTGGTTTATGGATAATTAATCCTCCTTATGTCTTAGAAGAAGAAATGAAAATCATTCTCGAACAATTGCGCACCTTATTTAATCCTGGCGTTTCTTTTTTTACAATTGAGTGCAAATAA
- a CDS encoding PA3496 family putative envelope integrity protein encodes MGFPREPEEEFSSFSDYSYEEENAEDMDHKKRVRKMLEDRLERKRLREELEDELDGEFDWDDLDR; translated from the coding sequence ATGGGCTTTCCTAGAGAACCTGAAGAAGAGTTCAGTTCTTTTTCTGATTACTCTTACGAAGAAGAAAATGCTGAAGACATGGATCACAAAAAACGTGTGCGTAAAATGCTTGAAGACAGGCTTGAACGCAAACGTTTAAGAGAAGAATTAGAAGACGAGTTAGATGGCGAATTTGATTGGGATGATCTGGATCGCTAG
- the folD gene encoding bifunctional methylenetetrahydrofolate dehydrogenase/methenyltetrahydrofolate cyclohydrolase FolD has product MTANILDGSLVSSKVKQEIKLAVTEMLNEGKRAPGLAVILVGDDPASSIYVNNKRKACLEVGFNSFAYNLPKSTTEKELLTLIDDLNHSTEVDGILVQLPLPENIDPNKIIECISPQKDIDGFHPYNMGRLTIRNPLLRPCTPYGIIHLLDYYKIPIESKHTVVIGASNIVGRPMAMEFLLAAATVTICHRFTENLEQYVRLADILVVAAGKPDIIDVEWLHSKQVIIDVGIHRLPNGKLRGDMDFDKAKSRVSWITPVPGGVGPMTIAILLQNTLFAAKQLRTIS; this is encoded by the coding sequence ATGACTGCAAACATACTTGATGGCAGCTTGGTTTCTTCTAAAGTAAAACAAGAAATAAAATTAGCTGTTACTGAAATGCTCAATGAAGGTAAACGAGCCCCTGGATTAGCCGTTATACTGGTAGGCGACGATCCTGCATCGAGTATTTATGTCAACAATAAGCGAAAGGCATGTTTGGAGGTAGGATTTAATTCCTTTGCCTACAACCTCCCTAAATCAACGACAGAAAAGGAATTATTAACTCTTATTGATGATTTGAATCATTCAACTGAGGTTGATGGTATTCTTGTGCAACTTCCTTTACCAGAAAATATTGATCCAAATAAAATCATCGAATGCATTAGCCCGCAAAAAGATATTGACGGGTTCCATCCTTATAATATGGGTCGTTTGACGATACGCAACCCTCTGCTGCGACCTTGTACACCCTATGGTATTATTCATCTTCTCGATTATTATAAAATCCCTATAGAGAGTAAGCACACGGTTGTTATTGGGGCCTCCAATATTGTTGGCAGACCTATGGCGATGGAATTTTTATTGGCTGCCGCCACTGTAACCATTTGCCACCGTTTCACAGAAAATCTGGAGCAATATGTACGTCTAGCAGATATTCTCGTTGTTGCTGCAGGGAAACCAGACATTATAGATGTTGAATGGCTTCATTCAAAACAAGTTATCATTGACGTTGGAATTCATCGATTACCGAATGGTAAATTAAGAGGCGATATGGATTTTGATAAAGCTAAAAGCCGGGTTAGCTGGATAACGCCTGTGCCAGGTGGAGTCGGGCCGATGACTATCGCTATTTTGCTGCAAAATACTTTATTTGCAGCAAAACAGTTGCGTACTATTAGCTAG
- a CDS encoding VWA domain-containing protein: protein MPKLADNALRAKNITSLLLNMGVELQNSPISCNGEFFGFNLQNHTNILGLQTKIQSLLQVAPAKRINLPTLITQEIDEATCPSQAQMDTHKKSCKAIFDVLQMQGLDYSLDKELEQITINLPNPYGQLFACLEYNYMHVSGNQVIFDLKKYLQNKPENLFLFEDKVPYLFAKTEAFERKQVFYAQKHSKEGIEVTPYFFIPNASCPPDYHFVLDTSTSMEGNRLETLKASVITFAKALFQFQPNAVIKITTFNSQINLLGTYNKEQITALESDVNNLNVNGNTCLYRVTSQQLIHIQESSRHNNILLFTDGQNDSYDSELQLELLKKHIHALQTGSALTTAKNKFYILNYGSQQPQALYQVTQLFDSPIIETDTPHFMETLDKHEKLQEWAALRELFECRLEVSNNAKQSKREPINYVRPFDMSGQFAALETEKFQYGDVLQLVVKDSNGHIILDDKKELPKSSVVDLSLFNSNNSTVVSTPYTSAFTL from the coding sequence ATGCCAAAGTTAGCTGACAATGCCTTAAGGGCAAAAAACATTACATCCTTATTACTGAATATGGGAGTTGAACTACAAAATAGCCCAATAAGTTGTAATGGTGAGTTTTTTGGTTTTAATTTGCAAAACCATACCAACATCCTAGGACTTCAAACAAAAATTCAGTCTTTATTGCAAGTAGCGCCTGCGAAGCGGATTAATTTACCTACCCTTATTACCCAGGAAATTGACGAGGCTACGTGTCCTTCACAAGCACAAATGGACACACATAAAAAATCATGCAAAGCCATCTTTGATGTTTTACAAATGCAAGGACTTGACTACTCTCTCGATAAAGAACTAGAACAAATTACAATCAATCTTCCCAATCCTTATGGCCAATTGTTTGCATGCTTGGAGTATAACTACATGCATGTTTCAGGCAATCAAGTAATATTTGATCTTAAAAAGTATTTACAAAATAAACCAGAGAATCTCTTCCTGTTTGAAGACAAAGTACCGTATTTATTTGCAAAAACAGAGGCCTTTGAGAGAAAACAAGTTTTCTATGCGCAAAAACATTCTAAGGAAGGGATTGAAGTAACGCCCTATTTCTTTATCCCCAATGCCTCTTGTCCTCCTGATTATCATTTTGTTCTGGATACCAGCACAAGTATGGAAGGCAATCGTTTAGAAACGCTTAAAGCGAGTGTCATTACATTCGCTAAGGCATTATTTCAATTTCAGCCAAATGCAGTGATAAAAATTACTACATTTAACAGTCAGATTAATTTGCTTGGAACCTACAACAAAGAACAAATTACTGCATTGGAGTCTGACGTTAATAACTTAAACGTAAATGGAAATACTTGTCTTTATAGAGTAACGTCGCAACAATTAATTCATATTCAAGAATCCAGTCGCCACAATAATATTTTATTATTCACAGATGGTCAAAATGACTCCTATGATAGTGAGTTACAGTTAGAATTGTTGAAAAAACATATTCACGCACTGCAAACTGGTTCGGCTCTAACTACTGCAAAAAATAAATTTTATATCCTCAACTATGGCTCCCAGCAACCTCAAGCTTTATATCAGGTGACTCAATTATTTGACTCTCCAATTATTGAAACTGACACACCTCATTTCATGGAAACATTGGACAAGCATGAGAAATTACAAGAATGGGCAGCATTACGAGAGTTATTTGAGTGTCGCCTGGAAGTATCCAACAACGCGAAGCAATCTAAGCGGGAACCAATTAATTATGTGCGTCCATTTGATATGTCAGGTCAATTTGCTGCTTTGGAAACGGAAAAATTTCAATACGGTGATGTGTTACAATTGGTAGTTAAAGACAGTAATGGTCATATAATACTTGATGATAAAAAAGAACTTCCTAAAAGTAGTGTCGTAGATTTGAGCTTGTTTAACTCGAATAATAGTACGGTTGTTTCAACCCCTTATACGTCAGCATTTACTCTCTAA
- the truA gene encoding tRNA pseudouridine(38-40) synthase TruA, with amino-acid sequence MRIALGVEYDGSQYHGWQAQTGLHTVQQVLEHALTKVADGDVSVVCAGRTDTGVHATNQIIHFDCEKQRTIRSWIHGANSFLPKDVCVKWGREMPDNFHARYSALSRRYRYIIYNSPIRPALLRSSVTWQYRQLDHHAMQEASKCLLGENDYTSFRSVECQSNTPMRNVHDLRVTRAGDLVMIDITANAFLHHMVRNIAGVLMAVGSGKRPVAWVDEVLQAKDRRLGAETAPPYGLYLVAVAYPKEFGVIQANPGPLFLWER; translated from the coding sequence ATGCGTATTGCCTTAGGGGTTGAATACGATGGTAGCCAGTATCATGGCTGGCAAGCGCAAACTGGCCTGCATACGGTTCAACAAGTCCTGGAACATGCTTTGACAAAGGTCGCTGATGGAGACGTCAGTGTTGTCTGTGCAGGTAGAACCGATACAGGTGTGCATGCTACAAACCAGATTATTCATTTTGATTGTGAAAAACAACGAACTATTCGTTCCTGGATTCATGGGGCAAACTCTTTTTTGCCTAAGGATGTTTGTGTGAAGTGGGGGCGGGAAATGCCAGATAATTTTCATGCCCGCTACTCTGCCTTATCTCGACGTTATCGTTACATTATTTATAATTCACCAATACGACCAGCGCTTTTGCGTAGTAGTGTCACTTGGCAATATCGACAGTTGGACCATCATGCAATGCAGGAAGCGAGTAAATGCTTGTTAGGAGAAAATGATTATACCTCTTTTCGTTCTGTCGAGTGTCAATCGAATACACCCATGCGGAATGTACATGATTTACGAGTAACACGAGCAGGTGATTTGGTTATGATTGATATTACGGCAAATGCTTTTCTTCACCATATGGTAAGGAACATTGCGGGAGTATTAATGGCGGTTGGCTCCGGAAAAAGACCAGTTGCCTGGGTTGATGAAGTATTGCAGGCAAAAGACAGGCGCTTAGGTGCCGAGACAGCGCCTCCTTATGGTTTATACTTAGTGGCAGTTGCGTATCCAAAAGAATTTGGGGTGATTCAGGCAAATCCAGGTCCTTTGTTTTTATGGGAGCGGTAA
- a CDS encoding phosphoribosylanthranilate isomerase: MTQKRVRIKMCGMMREQDIAHAVALGVDAIGLIFYPKSPRCVSVEDAKILVQNAPVFLDIVAVLVNPLPSLVEQITHELPIQYLQFHGDEAPEFCTQFNKPFIKAIRANSRDFIDEQCAKHRHASAILLDTPSPVHGGTGQVFDWTVIPENIKKPLILAGGLSASNIRKAVTGRSVYAVDVCSGVEASPGIKDHNKMSQFVNALWGEV; this comes from the coding sequence GTGACTCAAAAGCGGGTGCGAATAAAAATGTGTGGGATGATGCGCGAACAGGATATCGCCCATGCAGTCGCATTAGGTGTTGACGCTATTGGACTTATTTTTTACCCTAAAAGTCCGCGCTGTGTTTCTGTTGAAGATGCGAAAATATTAGTACAAAATGCTCCTGTATTTCTGGATATTGTTGCAGTATTGGTAAATCCTCTTCCTTCATTAGTTGAGCAGATCACGCATGAATTGCCAATCCAGTACTTGCAATTCCATGGTGATGAAGCGCCAGAGTTTTGTACCCAGTTTAATAAGCCCTTTATTAAAGCTATACGCGCAAATTCAAGGGATTTTATTGATGAACAGTGTGCAAAACATCGGCATGCGTCGGCTATTTTGCTGGATACACCTTCCCCTGTCCATGGGGGAACAGGACAAGTTTTTGACTGGACCGTAATTCCAGAAAATATAAAAAAACCACTAATTTTAGCTGGTGGTTTAAGTGCGTCTAATATTAGAAAAGCAGTTACAGGACGGTCGGTTTATGCAGTGGATGTTTGCAGTGGTGTTGAAGCATCTCCTGGAATTAAGGATCATAATAAAATGAGTCAGTTTGTTAACGCATTATGGGGCGAAGTATGA
- the trpB gene encoding tryptophan synthase subunit beta, translating into MSERELPDNHGHFGQYGGIFVADTLMNALQQLQHAYQKYQKDPEFLAELTSELREYVGRPTPLYHAERLSAKIGGAQIYLKREDLNHTGAHKINNTVGQALLAKRMGKTRIIAETGAGQHGVASATVAAKFGMKCVVYMGSEDIKRQSINVYRMKLLGAEVVPVTAGSKTLKDALNEAMRDWVSNIDNTFYIIGTVAGPHPYPQMVRDFQAIIGKESRAQILEKTGQLPDALVACVGGGSNAIGLFHPFLNDKSVAIYGVEAGGKGIETGEHAASLIAGKPGVLHGNRTYLLCDEYGQIKDTHSVSAGLDYPGVGPEHAYLKDSGRVEYVAINDDEALHAFRTLTQVEGIIPALESSHAVAYALKLAKKMSSSQRIIVNLSGRGDKDIHTVANIDGLSL; encoded by the coding sequence ATGAGTGAAAGAGAACTTCCAGACAATCACGGGCATTTTGGCCAATATGGTGGTATTTTTGTAGCCGATACTTTAATGAATGCTTTACAACAGTTGCAGCATGCTTACCAGAAGTATCAAAAGGATCCTGAGTTTCTAGCTGAGTTAACTTCTGAACTACGAGAATATGTTGGGCGTCCCACTCCTCTTTATCATGCAGAGCGTTTAAGTGCCAAAATTGGTGGCGCTCAGATTTATTTAAAACGAGAAGATCTCAATCATACCGGTGCCCATAAAATCAATAATACAGTGGGGCAGGCATTACTCGCTAAAAGAATGGGTAAAACCAGGATTATTGCTGAAACGGGAGCTGGTCAGCATGGTGTTGCTTCTGCTACGGTCGCTGCAAAATTTGGTATGAAATGCGTTGTCTACATGGGGTCAGAAGATATCAAAAGACAATCCATCAATGTTTATAGAATGAAGTTATTAGGAGCTGAAGTTGTTCCTGTGACGGCAGGTTCAAAAACTCTAAAAGATGCCTTGAATGAAGCAATGCGAGATTGGGTCAGTAATATCGATAACACTTTTTATATTATTGGTACAGTGGCAGGTCCTCATCCTTATCCACAAATGGTAAGAGATTTTCAGGCAATTATTGGTAAGGAATCACGCGCACAAATTCTAGAAAAAACAGGACAGTTGCCAGATGCTTTAGTGGCTTGTGTTGGTGGTGGTTCCAATGCAATTGGTTTATTTCATCCTTTTTTAAATGATAAGTCGGTAGCAATTTATGGCGTTGAGGCTGGTGGAAAAGGAATTGAGACTGGTGAGCATGCAGCATCATTAATTGCCGGAAAGCCTGGCGTTTTACATGGTAACCGCACTTATTTACTCTGCGATGAATATGGCCAAATCAAAGATACTCACTCTGTTTCAGCCGGACTTGATTACCCTGGCGTGGGTCCTGAGCATGCTTACCTTAAAGATAGTGGTAGGGTAGAGTATGTGGCTATTAATGATGATGAAGCACTTCATGCATTTCGCACGTTGACCCAGGTAGAGGGAATTATACCAGCGTTAGAATCAAGTCATGCTGTGGCTTATGCGCTGAAATTAGCTAAAAAAATGTCGTCTTCGCAACGAATTATTGTCAATTTGTCAGGGCGAGGAGACAAAGATATTCATACCGTAGCCAATATTGATGGTTTATCATTATAA
- the trpA gene encoding tryptophan synthase subunit alpha — protein MNRIDKTLVQLRTSGRKVLSPYITAGDPELEITVPLMHELVAAGANILEIGIPFSDPMAEGPVIQAAMERALVHGINCDDVFLIIEKFRKKDQTTPIILMGYVNPIEQYGYERFAKRAHEVGVDGTILVDLPPEESESVALIWQTNNLYSIYLCSPTTSDERIALINSYGRGYLYYVSLKGVTGSDDFDLQQVKEQYQKRKSQTDLPLMVGFGIKTPAMAAKVASFADGVIVGAALISKIYEAHSNKGDALAAGASLISEMRQMIDKNE, from the coding sequence ATGAATCGAATTGATAAGACATTAGTACAATTGAGGACAAGCGGTAGAAAAGTGCTAAGTCCCTATATCACTGCTGGCGATCCCGAGCTAGAGATAACAGTTCCTTTAATGCATGAATTAGTTGCTGCAGGTGCTAATATTTTAGAAATTGGTATACCTTTTTCTGATCCCATGGCAGAAGGACCAGTTATTCAAGCGGCTATGGAAAGGGCGCTTGTTCATGGAATAAATTGTGATGATGTTTTTCTTATCATAGAGAAATTTCGCAAAAAAGACCAAACAACACCGATTATATTAATGGGATATGTCAATCCTATTGAGCAGTATGGATATGAGCGTTTTGCTAAAAGAGCTCATGAGGTGGGAGTTGACGGCACTATTTTGGTTGATTTGCCTCCTGAAGAAAGTGAGTCAGTCGCTTTAATATGGCAAACTAATAATTTATACAGCATTTACTTATGCTCTCCCACAACCTCTGATGAGCGTATCGCTTTGATAAATAGTTATGGTCGAGGTTATCTCTATTATGTTTCCCTAAAAGGGGTAACTGGTTCTGATGATTTTGATTTGCAACAGGTAAAAGAGCAGTATCAAAAACGAAAGTCTCAAACCGATTTACCTCTTATGGTAGGGTTTGGTATTAAGACACCAGCAATGGCTGCAAAAGTTGCTTCCTTTGCGGATGGGGTGATTGTTGGTGCAGCACTAATTAGTAAGATATATGAAGCACATAGTAACAAGGGTGATGCTCTTGCTGCTGGCGCTTCTTTAATTAGCGAAATGCGGCAAATGATAGATAAGAATGAGTGA
- a CDS encoding glutamine--tRNA ligase/YqeY domain fusion protein, whose product MTEGSEKRAHFIRQLITDELASGKHQEVITRFPPEPNGYLHIGHAKSICLNFGLAEEFKGRCYLRFDDTNPIKEEQEFVDAIAEDVSWLGFNWYALTHSSDYYHELYDFAIHLIKNNKAYVDSLSMEEIRAHRGTLLEPGRESPYRNRSIEENLQLFERMKAGEFPDGTHVLRAKIDMQSGNVNMRDPVLYRIRHASHQRTGDEWCIYPMYDYAHPISDALEKITHSLCTLEFQDHRPLYDWFIDNLPVPAKPVQTEFARLNLSHTVTSKRKLRDLVEKKVVSGWDDPRLPTLRGMRKRGYPPAAIRQFCEVIGISRSDSVIDMSILEECVRNELNKTAKRALCVLDPLKIVIENYPSDKVEQLVGKFNPQDPESPTRILPFSREIYIERSDFMENPPKDYFRLSPGSEVRLRQAYVIRCTEVIHDAEGNVTELRCTYDENTLGKNPVDRKVKGVIHWVSCKEAHPITILQYDRLFTDANPAREDDFLQFLNKESLEVKQALCEPSLANQHLNEVFQFERLGYYCVNQIENGKVTTFHRVVGLKDTWGK is encoded by the coding sequence ATGACTGAAGGTAGTGAAAAAAGAGCACATTTTATCAGGCAGTTAATTACTGACGAATTAGCAAGTGGTAAGCATCAGGAAGTAATAACCAGATTTCCACCAGAGCCCAACGGTTATTTACACATTGGTCATGCTAAATCAATTTGCTTAAATTTTGGTTTGGCTGAGGAATTTAAAGGACGTTGTTATTTACGTTTTGATGATACAAATCCTATAAAAGAAGAACAAGAGTTTGTTGATGCAATTGCAGAGGATGTCAGTTGGCTTGGTTTTAACTGGTATGCGCTTACGCATTCCTCTGATTATTATCATGAGCTTTATGATTTTGCCATCCATTTAATAAAAAACAATAAAGCCTATGTGGATAGCTTAAGTATGGAAGAAATCCGTGCACACCGCGGTACACTACTTGAGCCGGGTCGTGAGAGTCCTTATCGCAATCGTTCTATTGAAGAAAATCTACAGTTGTTTGAGAGAATGAAAGCAGGCGAATTCCCTGACGGTACACATGTTTTGCGCGCCAAGATTGATATGCAATCAGGCAATGTGAATATGCGTGATCCCGTATTGTATCGTATACGGCATGCTTCCCACCAACGAACGGGAGATGAATGGTGTATTTATCCTATGTATGATTATGCTCACCCTATTTCAGATGCACTGGAAAAAATAACGCATTCATTATGTACACTTGAATTCCAGGACCACCGACCGCTGTATGATTGGTTCATTGATAATTTACCAGTGCCTGCTAAACCTGTACAAACAGAATTTGCGCGTCTTAATTTATCTCATACGGTAACTTCAAAGCGCAAGTTAAGGGATTTAGTTGAAAAAAAGGTAGTGTCTGGTTGGGATGATCCAAGATTGCCTACTTTGCGTGGTATGCGCAAACGTGGTTATCCTCCTGCTGCAATCCGGCAATTTTGTGAAGTGATAGGAATTTCACGAAGTGATTCGGTTATCGATATGTCTATCCTGGAAGAGTGTGTGCGAAATGAATTAAATAAAACAGCAAAACGTGCTCTTTGTGTACTCGATCCTTTAAAAATTGTGATAGAGAATTATCCCTCGGATAAAGTTGAACAATTAGTAGGTAAATTTAACCCTCAGGATCCTGAATCACCAACTCGTATTCTGCCATTTAGCCGTGAAATATATATTGAGCGTAGTGATTTTATGGAAAATCCTCCTAAAGACTATTTCCGATTATCTCCAGGCTCCGAGGTTCGTCTAAGGCAGGCTTATGTAATTCGTTGTACTGAGGTGATTCATGATGCAGAAGGTAACGTTACTGAATTACGTTGCACGTATGACGAAAATACTTTAGGGAAAAACCCGGTTGACAGAAAAGTGAAGGGCGTTATTCACTGGGTATCCTGTAAAGAGGCCCATCCAATAACGATTCTTCAATATGATCGATTATTTACCGATGCAAATCCTGCTCGGGAAGATGATTTTCTCCAGTTTCTTAATAAGGAATCATTGGAAGTAAAACAGGCTCTTTGTGAACCTTCTTTAGCAAATCAGCACCTAAACGAAGTCTTTCAGTTTGAACGTCTGGGTTATTATTGTGTAAATCAAATTGAGAATGGCAAAGTGACTACTTTTCATCGAGTAGTAGGTCTTAAAGATACGTGGGGAAAATAA
- the cysS gene encoding cysteine--tRNA ligase has product MLNLYNSLTRTKEPFKPIQPGKIGMYVCGITVYDRCHLGHARSMVCFDVIVRYLRSQNYEVTYVQNITDIDDKIIARANERGVAIDELTSTYIKAMHDDARALSILPPDIEPRATAHIESIIRLINRLVDTGYAYVSENGDVCYQVESFKEYGKLSHKDLDGLMAGARIEVVKEKRSPLDFVLWKKAKTGEPSWSSPWGDGRPGWHIECSAMAMHELGEHFDIHGGGLDLQFPHHENEIAQSEAASGKTFANYWLHVGMLQVNNEKMAKSVGNFFTIEDVLKQYHPEAVRYFLLSSHYRSALNYSEENLQNASKGLMRLYQSLKDVTYAEHGIDEYWFQQFNQAMNDDFNTPVALSVLFQLSHELNKTGSAKLAYTLKHLASILGLLQSSPDSFLQAGINEQEKNTIEQLIQERLQARAARDWGRADEIRTQLANQGIDLEDGPGGTTWRKRAE; this is encoded by the coding sequence ATGTTAAATCTTTATAATTCTTTAACACGAACAAAAGAGCCATTTAAGCCAATACAACCAGGTAAAATTGGTATGTATGTCTGCGGCATTACAGTTTATGATCGTTGTCATCTTGGTCATGCCCGTTCAATGGTTTGTTTTGATGTGATCGTTCGCTATTTACGTTCACAAAATTATGAAGTGACTTATGTCCAAAATATCACTGATATTGATGACAAAATTATTGCCCGCGCTAATGAACGAGGTGTTGCAATAGATGAGCTCACTTCAACCTATATCAAAGCCATGCATGATGATGCTAGGGCCTTGAGTATTTTACCTCCTGATATTGAACCTCGTGCAACAGCGCATATTGAATCCATTATTCGATTAATTAATCGCTTAGTGGATACTGGTTATGCCTACGTGAGTGAAAACGGGGATGTTTGTTATCAAGTGGAAAGCTTTAAAGAATATGGAAAATTATCTCATAAAGATTTAGACGGTTTAATGGCAGGGGCACGCATTGAGGTTGTCAAAGAGAAACGCTCGCCACTCGATTTCGTTTTATGGAAAAAAGCCAAGACTGGTGAGCCAAGTTGGTCTTCCCCTTGGGGTGACGGTAGGCCTGGATGGCATATTGAATGTTCGGCAATGGCAATGCATGAATTAGGTGAACATTTTGATATTCACGGTGGCGGTTTGGATTTGCAATTCCCCCACCATGAAAATGAAATTGCCCAAAGTGAGGCAGCAAGCGGTAAAACCTTTGCGAATTATTGGCTGCATGTTGGCATGCTGCAGGTCAATAATGAAAAAATGGCAAAATCTGTGGGGAATTTTTTTACAATTGAAGATGTACTGAAGCAATACCATCCGGAGGCAGTACGCTATTTTCTATTAAGTAGCCATTATCGTAGTGCTTTAAATTATTCAGAAGAAAATTTGCAGAATGCCAGCAAAGGTTTAATGAGGTTATATCAGTCGTTAAAGGATGTAACTTACGCTGAACATGGAATTGATGAGTATTGGTTTCAGCAATTTAATCAAGCAATGAACGATGATTTTAATACACCTGTTGCCTTGTCTGTTTTGTTCCAGTTAAGTCATGAACTTAATAAAACGGGTTCAGCAAAACTTGCCTACACATTGAAACATTTGGCCTCAATATTAGGGTTGTTACAGAGTTCACCCGATTCATTTTTACAAGCAGGAATTAATGAACAGGAGAAAAATACGATTGAGCAACTAATTCAAGAAAGATTACAAGCCAGAGCTGCACGAGACTGGGGACGGGCAGATGAAATTCGTACTCAGCTTGCTAATCAGGGAATTGATTTAGAAGATGGCCCTGGTGGTACAACGTGGCGTAAGCGCGCGGAATAG